The segment aatgatgctaaggctaaaactccagtactttggccacctcatgcgaagagttgactcactggaaaagactctgatgctgggagggatttggaggcaggaggagaaggggacgacagaggatgaaatggctggatggcatcactgactcgatggatgtgagtctgagtgaactccgggagttggtgatggacagggaggcctggcgtgctgtgattcatgggatcgcaaagagtcggacacaactgagcgactgaactgaactgagatgagtcCTTTTACAAAGCAACAATTCTCTGCAATATAAGCCTCATCAAGGATTTACTTGCACTTGCATTTCTTCCTTTATGAAGAAAGTAGGTAGCAGTCAGCCCCTAGTTCACTTGGACTCCCCATCCCATCCACTTTCCTCATCCTGAAGATGACAGTAATTAATGTGTTTTTCCTCTGAAATCCTATTTTAGCTGTTTCCTCTTCAAACTCCTCCTACTTTGGATAGCTCTTTTTCCTACCCTATCaagataatttaaaatagcatttctttttttcagggaTATGGGTAATATTACCTCTGGGCTGGCACAATCTATGACTTTAATCTCTGCTGACAGGCCGCTGGGGAGTCTACTTCTCCCCAGGGCCGGAGGGCAGGAAGACTGAGATTGCCCACCAGCAGCTCCCATCTGAAGGGTGTTATCTCTATCCTACTGGCAAAATACGAGGTAGAGTGGTTAAAAGTCAGAGATGATaggaaaggaggcaagaatgctgactctttaaaaaaaatcttggaatACTCCTCATcatttcagtggtgtctgatGTGTGCTTTTTTACAGTCCAGAACTTTTTCACACATTTGATCCAATTTTCTTCCCTGAGATAGTCCAACAGTTTCTGTATAGATATCCTGGCTCATCTTATAAAAGTGTAACTTAGCTTCCAAAGTAGTTTGGTCTAGCCGACTTCTCAGTTCCATgaaggggatatatatatgtgtgtgtgtgtgtgtgtgtgtgtgtgctgttgttgttgttgtttagttgttaagtcctgtccaactcttttgtgaccctatggactgtacccctccattctcttctgtccatgggctttcccaggcgagaatactggagtgggttgcccttcccctctccaggggatcttcctgacccaggggttgaacccaagtctcctgcattacaggcagattctttactgctgactcttgagggaagcccatacatgtgtgtatatatgtaacgAATCCACAGATTTTGTCACTGTGaatatgtatgcatacacacGTATACAGTGACAAAATCTGGATTTTGTGTGGCCCCAGCATTACACAGGCAGTCAACCGTCTGTGTCTCCCTTGTGTCAACACAGACCTCCCTGGTCTTTGCTTTTTCTTACCCAGACCTTCAGCTATGTCTAAGAAATGGGGGATGGGGGCACAGTTAAAAGTTCTGAAAAAGGAATTGCAGATTTCTTAAATCAACaaggaaaaaagcaagaggaATCAGATATCTATCATTTCTCctccaaaagaaaattaaagataagcTGACTAAAATATCAAAGAAAGCAAATTGTGAGGAGATCTGTATCATTAAACTAAGCCAGCATCAGTGGCTTATTGCCACGAATGTTGAAGAATTTGTGCCAGGTATAAATGCACATGGCAACAGATTGTTTGTGAAGCAATTGACATGATGTCTGAGACAAACATCAAAGTAATTCATTTAGGGTGATGGGGGAGTTGACATAGAGGGTTAGGAAGGAAATGAAATTGGCAGTCAGTTGCTTTTTGAAGTTGGATGTAAGTTACGTGAGATGTATGTTATAGTACTCTCTACTTTGgggtatatttgaaatttttcataatatacAATTAGCAAATACACAGGAGGAATAAAATTATAGGAAATCAAACAAAAGCAGACACATGTAACACACAGTGCATTTTTTACTACAAAGgtgaaatagaaattaataattaTGAATGAAACCAGCAAGTCAaccatcagaatttttttttttttaaccatcagaatttaataaaagtaaaatcaatCCTAATGcctggaccaaaaagaaaaagtatcaaGTGCAATTactaaatatttgtgaaattatgCAAATGACCAACAGTACCTGTTGAAGTTTGGGGAATTTGACCAAGTCTGTACTTAAAGGGAAAACAATAacttcaaaatgtttttattacttGAGATGAGagaaattataataaatgaaCTAAACATTCAGTTAATTAAATTGGAAGAGCAAAGcatgaatagaaaaagaataaatgtcattaaaaaagtaaaatgcaaatAAGTAAATTTGAAAAGTCATCTACCAAACTAgaaaaaaaggcaggaaaaaaactCTACAAAATTATAGTTGAGATAGGGCATAAAACTTCAACTACTCAACTGGgtgatttttagaaaaatattaattgaCAAAATTCACTGAAGATGAAGCAGATCAttataaaaaaaacaataaccaCAGGAGAAACTGTAAATGTATTTGAAGATTCTAGTCCCTTTCTTATCCTCAACCCCTAAAAGCACCAGTATTAGatgacttggggcttcccaggtggcactagtggtaaagaacctgcctgccagtgcatgagacacaagacttgggttcaatccctgggttaggaagatcccagggatccaggattcttgcctggaaaatcccctggacagaggagcctggtgggctacagtccatggggtcacaaaagactggacatgacttagccactaaacaacaacatacagaTACATATTTCAAATCTATGATAAATAGTGGATTTAATGGCAGTACACTTTTGGAAAAATACATAGGTTTTATTTTACCTGCTTGTACTTTTGGACTGGCTCTGAAAGCCATCCTTTCTCATGCTTGAACTAGGTAGCAATCTCTCCAACAGGaattccaccccccccccccacatgaCAAGTGATTGTAACATTTGTCAGGAAGAATAAACAGACAAGAATCATCAAGAATATTTTGAACAACAGAGTCAGAATTTACTTTGATGTACATGAAAATATATTACCATAATATGATAGTAACTTAACATGACAGTTGGGCCAACAGAGAGAGGGACCACAATATTTAAACTATTGTAACGGTGGCATTTCAAATTATTAGATGATAAAAGATGAATTATTTGATGCCTTGTTTGTTATAGGAAAGTTCAGGaattataaagagaaatattttgtgTGCTACACAATGATATTATGTTGattataatttatttgtttacaaGAAAACCACAAAAAGGGCTCAGGGTATTTTAACACCATCTCACTGCTGTATAATTGTGTTTATTACAATATTCTAATTCACCTAAAAGAATTTGATCAAGGTTATTTTCTTACCGCCTTGTGGGTTGATGattataaaaaaattacattgcacttattttgtgccaggcacttttgTAAGCTATCAAGGTATATTAATACCTTTAATATTATACAACATCACAACAACCATAGGAGGTCAAAATAGTATTATTATTTCCCATAAAGTACATCCGTGAGCAACTAGGGGTGCAGAGTGTCTGTGCAGCTTCTCCAAGGTCACAGTCACATACCTAGTAAGGGGAGCGATTGGTACCTCAACTCAGGCCACCTGGCTGGGTGCATAAGACTTTTGCTCTCCTAGAAAGAAGCTCACAGAGTCCATTAGGGGAAGGCACTCAGGCTCCTGGCTCTAATGTGCCTTTCTGCTCCACTCAGGGACCTGAGGTTCTCATGTCAGATGTTCAGGGCCCTCTAAAAGCTGGATACGGCAGAAAATAAGGGAGAGGTGACACCAGGAGAGGATCTCAGAGAATGCCGAATCCTACTCCTTCTCCTCTAAACTAAGGTGCCTTCACATCTTAGGTGGATAGAGAATATCTGATCTCCAAGCTTCAGAGGGACGTTCCTGTACCTCTCAGCTCTGAAATTCGGCTTGCATTTTTTCATGTTTCTACAACTGTAATTAGATGGTGCCAGGATTAAAAGTGTTGACATTGCAgcctgatgctctgtgatgacctagaggggtgggatggggggacgGGTGCGATGAAGGggcgggtgggagggagggggtatgtgtatacctatagctgatccACGTTGTTGTACACTAGGAATTTACACAACATTGTATAGCAATTAACCTCCCATTaacaatcaatattttaaaagtgttgACTTGGAGACGTGTGGCCAAAGAGCTGTGACCTCTGACCCGCCCTGGTCTGTTTGCTCTGCGCAGGGACCTGATGCCGAGGACCCTGGACGGCCAGATCACCATGGAGAAGACGCCCAGCTACTTCGTGACACGCGAGGCGCCCGCGCGCATCTCGGCCATGTCCAAGGACACCAAGCTCCTGGTGGTGGTGCGGGACCCGGTGACCCGGGCCGTGTCGGACTACACGCAGACGCTCTCTAAGCGGCCCGACATCCCCAGCTTCGAGAGCCTGGCCTTCCGGAACCGCTCGGCGGGCCTGGTGGACCGCTCGTGGAGCGCCATCCAGATCGGCCTGTACGCTGAGCACCTGGAGCGCTGGCTGCGCCACTTCCCCGCCCGCCAGATGCTCTTCGTGAGCGGTGAGCGCCTGGTGCGCGACCCGGCCGGTGAGCTGGGCCGCGTGCAGGACTTCCTGGGCCTCAAGCGCATCATCTCGGACAAGCACTTCTACTTCAACCAGACCAAGGGCTTCCCCTGCCTCAAGAAGGCGGAGGGCAGCGGCCGCCCCCACTGCCTGGGCAAGACCAAGGGCAGACCCCACCCCGAGATCGACGCGCAGGTGCTGCGGCAGCTGCGGGATTTCTACCGGCCCTTCAACCGCAAGTTCTACCAGATGACAGGCCACGACTTCGGCTGGGACGGATGaacttataatttaaaaagaaaaaagaaaatatcagaagataatatatttttttaccaATCGGTAGAGAAGAAGCAGTTTAATATTTGCGCTGCCGATAtttgtttcagtattttttttttcatgaatgttaaagagattgttctTCTCTCCACCCTCACTGGCATGAACAACCAACCGCAAAGatttcggaaaaaaaaaaaaaagaaatctgcacGAATCTCcattttccatctttattttatgttttgtgttcACCGTTATGAAGTATGAGTGTCAGTTACCATTAAAACTTTGAAGAAATCCCTGAGAGTATAGCTCACTCTCTTTTTTAACACAGCCCAGATAAAATTGATATCTCTCCTGATGTTTTTCTCCCTTTACTTTTGTTCTTGTGCCACTTTTTCTTAAACCTTTTCCCGATTAATAATTCTGTACGGTTATCCATCACTTCTCGGATATCACAGTGTTTTCAACTACATCTTTCTTGATCCTTATACTCAGCTGTGATTTAACAACAGAACAGGAAggctattatccccattttacagataaagaaattgagtaTCAGGGAGGTTAAGTGATGTATCTTACCGCCAGATGGTGGACCTTTGACAAAACTCCATCTTCCACTTATTCCCTGCTTTGTGCCACTCTTCCCAGGGAGAATGGGAAAGGCACAGACATCCTTTAGAAATGCTTGGCTAGTTTGGGGAGGGTTTCCTGTTGCTTTTGAGTTCTAGGCAAGCCTTATGGCACCCAAACATCTTACACAGTTGTGCTCAAGGAAACTACTCTGTCCTGGACACAATGTCTTTTAAGAGGCAGTCTTGGCTTGCTAAAGCACCCCAAGAGGTGGAAATCCCGACTGAATTGAAGTGAGGGGAATTACTGGATTGTTGCATGGAGAACAAGGTGGCTACTCACACTAGGAGCAGGACAAGCTGTGGTAGGGGCAGAATTTACCTATTCTTGTTTTgattaccttatttttttttttcttaaaaacccACTTCAGTAAGAGTTTGCAAATATCAACCTcagtttttaatctcttttttaacAAAGTCTGCCTCTGTTTATAACATCTTATTTCTAACCTTGGAGctagtactaaaaaaaaaaaaatcatcttatttACAAGGCCCTCAGTTTTTTATGGGTGGAGGGAGGGCTGTCACTTTGtccactttattttttcccatttcctctttataccaattataatataatattcattaatatttggaaaatactCTTAAGAACTGCAGATATGGgtaaaacagtgattttttttttctattctcccATCTGTTTCTGCCTGTTCCCCATTTAAATAGCTCAAATAAATCAATAGTTTATTAAGAGTGTTCCTTTCCTCTCTGAGTGGGCATTAACCAGATTAGCATTAATGGGAATTAAATTGGTTTAGAGAAGAGCACATATGCACAaactatataaaacatttataattagTCTGTCAGCAACATTTTATTACAGGTTTAAACCCAAGAGGAAAATGTCTCCAATCTCATGGAAGTTTTCCATGTCTGCTAAAACATAAAGGACcagacactccagtattctaaaacagtattcttttttcttctcagttttgtCAATCAAAAGAACGTAAcgttgttttaaaatatgaagttttATTGTGCATTTGACAGAGATGCTATTATTGAGTGAATTATGTATTTCTTGAGAAGTCTAACACGGgattaaaatgaaggaaaaaaaaaacaagtttctaGGTATCCTATTCTTGCTTTAACTCTCTGGACTTATTTATTAATTCTCTTTTATGGGGGTTAAGTAGACCCCAAATCCAGGTCCCCTTTCCCAGCTGATCTCCTTCCCTTCTGCACCCTCAACTTCCTGACGCTACAGCCTGGTTTTTTTTCCTACTTGAATCATCACTACCAGCAACAAGAAATGCATTTTAcactcttttcatcttttctcttaTGTCTGTGCTTCTGATTCTCTCATAAGCATTTGCTTGGCCTCACCCAAAGGTGGCTCGCACAAGGAAACAAGCACATCTAACAATTGTATTCAGCAGCCTTCATCTTTTTGtgttaagaaataataaaaaaacagaattgagtgcaaagaacttctttttgcatgtagattttttttgtttgttttctcgtGTGACTTTTTAAATGGATGACTACAGAGCATTCCAGGAAAACCTTCTAAGATTTCATAAGAATGGTAGAAGTTCTTTATCCTAACCAAGTGTATGAATATCTCAGGTCAGTGTACCCCAGAATAGGAATTTTCCATTTCTGCCTTTATGTGATATTTCCCCTTGCTGTGTGTGGACTTGGACTCAGATTTCTTTTGTCCATTTGGCTACATCACATAAGAAATAGGCTGTGCTCTTGATTTGAGCCTCTTAGTCACCCTTCCTCCAAGCTGTCTGCTCCACAATCATGTCCACTGACCTCCTGCTCTCCtctcagatgtagagaacaacCAGAGGTCTGTAGCGTCATTCTGAATCATTTGCTTTTGAGGCCATGCCTACAGTGTATAAATTCTTCTGATTAGTAAGAAATTctaagagaaataaattttagTCTATTGACTAGAGATCAATAAGCTTCTAGAGAATGGATATTTATTATTCCTGGAGTATTAATCCCACTCCAATTATCTTATTTTCAAAGATCCTCAAAGTTAGAGTAAACCGTGACAGTGATCAGGATTAAATCCCCATTTGGCACTTGAATCCTTTCTTCTGCTGGTTGTGCAGGGGTTTAAAACACTGATGTGTCTATCAATTAACTTGATTTTTGCAGTTGTAAAGaggataagtgaaagtgaagttgctcagtcgtgtccgactcttaccgacctcatggactacagcctaccaggctcctccgtccatggaattttccaggcgagcgtattggagtgggttgccatttccttctccagggaatcttcccgacccagggattgaacccaggtctccagcattgcaggcagatactttaccatctgaaccactaggaaaGCTGGCTGGTAAAGAGGATACGTTTCTTCCAAACACTTCCATCCTGTCAGCTGAGACCTGTCAAATCTGATACCTATGAAGATAAGCAGCATTTaatatgtgaataaataaaatctgcctgtaaagcaATAATATAATAGTTTATATGAATGTAGCAGATTACCCTTAAAGGCATCTTTTCTCCTTAAATCAACACCTATTTCCACTCACATTCAGTcactgtacagatgagaaaactaagtttgaagacagtggttctcaaaaaaCAGCAATTTTTCATCCCAAGTGATGTCTGGAGATATTTCGGGGTTCTATATAAGCATGGTAGGGTATAGGGTACTCCTAGTGAATCAGTGCCAGGGATGCTGCCGAATATCTAATAATGTACATGAGAGCCTTCATCACAAAGAATCATCACACCCAAAATGAATCATCACACCCAAAATGTCCAATGATGCTGTGGTTCCCAGCTGAAGAAGTAAACCAGTTACGGCTGGTGTGTGTCCAAACCAGGTCTAAAAAGACAGATTCTAATTAATGCTTGACTGGTAATTCTTTCACTCAGCACTCTAGGTTTTCTcttgaaaacatttctttctctcactctatAAATGACTCCATAAAGTAAGCAGATCAGAGTTTAAGGGTGTGCTTTGTTAAGAGAAGTACTAAAGAGAAACACTGCTGAGCTGAGTTTTTACAACTGAGACACAAACAGCTTGTAACAAATGGATGGCTGCGTTTCTGAGAAGTGGAAACAGCTTCACATGAAAAAATATCATTAAACATTTCTAGAGTATTTCTCAAGTTCAAGTCTTACAGCTTCAGTCCTCCTCCTTGAGAGGGCCTTGACAGTATTTCTTGTCATCTGATGCAACCAAGTGTCAGGAGATAGAGGTAAGTGCCTAGGTTCTGTTAATCAGCTAAATTCAGATGGACCTGCGGTGGTTTATAATTGACCCCTAGTGGATGAGTAATAGCAAAGGAAGATGAGTTCATACTGTTACATTTTCTACCAGGTCTTTGATGTGATCACCATAGAATCAAAGAGAAGGTATGGCTCCCCAAATTAGGAAAATGTGGAGTTTTTCAGTCCACTGAAAGTGTTAgtgtaggaacttccctggcagtccattggtcaagaattcaccttctgggacttccgtggtgatccagtagttaagaatccaccttccaatgcaggggacatgattcAATACTTGGTGGGGAGAAGTAAGATtgcacatgccacagggcaactaagcctgagcaccacagctagcaaacagtgcagccaaataaataaaaaataaaataattttttaaaaaagaattcatcttccaatgtaggggattcaggttcaatccctaatcggggagctaagatcccacatgcctcgtggccaaaaagccaaaacatgaaacaagcaatattgtagcaaattcaataaagactttaaagaatggtccacatcagaaaaaaatcttaaaaaatatatatatgtcttagCATAGAAATAAAACCCCCATCTATGCTCATGTTGCAGCCGATAATCGCTGAGGAATAATAGGACTTTCAAAACCCAAACATCAAGAAGCATCAGTGTTACGTGGAGTTTATGGTCCTTGAAATATCTTCATCAATGTGAAAACAGATTTGCATTCAGAGTCTCAGCTACACAGGTGAGAACCATGGATAGGAAAAGCACAAACCTGTTTGTCACATCATGAAATTTTGGAacctttaaaacttaaaaaaaagtgaatttggGAAAATTATAAAGCAGTGCAACCTCAAATACAGAGTAATAAAATAATGGATTTTTATTATGTCAGGAGGAAATACAGCTAAAAATAGAAATCACTTCTAATATAGGAATCCATTGTGGGACATTTAAGATATTTAGTGAGTATGTTTCAGGCTATAACCCTAATTTTCCAGTTAAATTGCCAACTGTTGGCTGTGTTCTTTTAATAGCTATATGCTCAATATCTTAACTCTCCTAATTTCACTGTCAAAAGGTAATAAGAAAGAAGGAGCATGCGTTCTGCTCTGAGCCCTTTTCATTCCCATCATCCTGGATCTGATCTCTTAGGTACGAAGGGTCAGACAGGATGAAACGGCATCCTTTGCTAGCTCTGGCTGGCTGGTATGTAATGAAGCTAGATTTCTGGCTTTCTAATTCCTCAGAGGCGTCAAGGTTACTGTCTAGTCCACACATTGTTAAACCATGGTCCACATGTTTCTTATAATAAACCGAGTATTTATCATCCTTGGGGGCTTCTTTTCATTGCATAGAGAAGTGATGTAGATTTTCCCCACCTACCTCCAAGCCCCCTGCTCTCTTCCACTTTCCAAGTGCCATCTCTCCGCCTTCACCTACCTGTGTCCACGGATCCCTGGTGTCCACATGGGCTTCACCTACTGGTCTAAGTTCTC is part of the Bubalus kerabau isolate K-KA32 ecotype Philippines breed swamp buffalo chromosome 4, PCC_UOA_SB_1v2, whole genome shotgun sequence genome and harbors:
- the HS3ST3A1 gene encoding heparan sulfate glucosamine 3-O-sulfotransferase 3A1 yields the protein MAPPGPAGAHPTSAEPLSRSVFRKFLLMLCSLLTSLYVFYCLAERCQTLSGPVVGRSGGGEEAGTPGRGVPAGGPGELAAWPVAARRKRLLQVRPRPRRRPPVPRADREEAAGEEEPPGLAGSLGGSGAGSSVAETPPGTLALLLDEGSKQLPQAIIIGVKKGGTRALLEFLRVHPDVRAVGAEPHFFDRSYDKGLAWYRDLMPRTLDGQITMEKTPSYFVTREAPARISAMSKDTKLLVVVRDPVTRAVSDYTQTLSKRPDIPSFESLAFRNRSAGLVDRSWSAIQIGLYAEHLERWLRHFPARQMLFVSGERLVRDPAGELGRVQDFLGLKRIISDKHFYFNQTKGFPCLKKAEGSGRPHCLGKTKGRPHPEIDAQVLRQLRDFYRPFNRKFYQMTGHDFGWDG